The following coding sequences are from one Candidatus Ozemobacteraceae bacterium window:
- the nusB gene encoding transcription antitermination factor NusB has translation MPSRRRKARETALKALYQIDLVQQAPGEAIEHAIAEDLYQVPIEGFARETAVRLVGNDPAAGDVEGFAHGVAGRLISSRRDQAGARQAVEMAAKEFLPVTREYPGLADELSALCGRAFEKFDSLLEIEQFARTLVDRTLEHQGAIDGLLSRYADNWSLDRMASLDRCILRFATCELLHFPEIPVNVSINEAIELAKKFSTERSCEFVNGILDKVQRELKPVKTEARRRESQTSTDGEG, from the coding sequence ATGCCGTCACGAAGGCGTAAAGCCAGGGAAACCGCTCTGAAGGCGCTGTATCAGATCGATCTGGTGCAGCAGGCGCCCGGGGAGGCGATCGAGCACGCGATCGCCGAAGACCTCTACCAGGTGCCGATCGAAGGTTTCGCCCGGGAAACGGCAGTGCGTCTCGTCGGGAACGATCCGGCGGCCGGCGACGTCGAGGGCTTCGCCCACGGCGTTGCCGGCCGTCTCATCTCCTCGAGGCGTGATCAGGCTGGCGCGCGCCAGGCCGTGGAGATGGCCGCGAAGGAGTTCCTCCCCGTCACCCGGGAGTATCCCGGGCTGGCCGACGAGCTTAGCGCGCTCTGCGGCCGCGCTTTCGAGAAATTCGACAGTCTCCTCGAGATCGAGCAGTTCGCGCGCACCCTCGTGGATCGCACCCTCGAGCATCAGGGGGCCATCGACGGCCTCCTTTCCCGCTACGCCGACAACTGGTCGCTCGACCGCATGGCTAGCCTCGACCGTTGCATTCTGCGCTTCGCGACCTGCGAACTCCTTCACTTTCCGGAAATCCCGGTCAACGTTTCCATCAACGAAGCTATAGAACTCGCGAAGAAGTTTTCCACCGAGCGGAGCTGCGAGTTCGTCAACGGCATTCTCGACAAGGTCCAGCGCGAGCTGAAGCCTGTCAAAACCGAGGCGCGACGGCGCGAATCCCAGACGAGCACCGACGGAGAGGGCTGA
- the ppdK gene encoding pyruvate, phosphate dikinase — translation MNKYVYVFGGGKADGRENMKDLLGGKGANLAEMCHIGLPVPAGFTVTTECCTEYFQLGSKYPKDLDAQVKTGLKAIEETMGMKFGDTTNPLLLSCRSGARQSMPGMMETVLNVGLTTKTIPALIKKTNNPRFVWDAYRRLIMMYSDVVMEKAEGIEPAEGKGIRKQLDDMLHEIKAKKGYKSDTDLTAEELEKLAGDFRAHVKKVLGKEFPDDHMEQLWGGIGAVFKSWNGKRAISYRRIEGIPDEWGTAVTVQAMVFGNMGDTSATGVAFTRNPANGENKFYGEWLVNAQGEDVVAGIRTPSPLNNDTKNEQNKHLRSLEEEMPSTYKQLVDIRNKLESHYKDMQDIEFTIQEGKLYMLQCRSGKRTGTAALNMAMDMLEEKLITEEMAVLRVKPAQLDELLHPIIDPAAEKKSEPVAKGLPAGPGGATGHIVFTAADAVAWAKKGKKTILVREETNPEDVEGMRAAQGILTARGGMTSHAALVARGWGKCCIVGAGMLHPDVEHKTLKITGSKKTFKEGDLITLNGTRGLVYEGELKMMDASENPRFQKFMKMVDKHRKMQVWTNADTPADAKIARQFGAEGIGLFRTEHMFYGEGSDKPLFLLRKMILSNTLEERKAALDELYPFVKKDIKATLAEMEGLPVTFRLLDPPLHEFVPQSEEKMAELAKSLKIKVEDIKKRGEALHENNPMMGHRGVRLGVTYPEISEMQIRAIFEASAELLKDGKKVHPEIMVPVTCDVRELDYTKKIVDRVYEEVLKSSGLKKIDYHYGTMIEIPRAALLGDRMAKTCEFFSFGTNDLTQMGFGFSRDDIGGFMHDYLEKRILDADPFQTVDQEGIGQLIQICVERGRKTRSTLKVGICGEQGGDPASVEFLFKQGLDYVSCSPFRVPIARLAAAHASLKYRELREKVLKDQNHTPLKALHA, via the coding sequence ATGAACAAATACGTATACGTTTTCGGTGGCGGGAAGGCCGATGGCCGCGAGAACATGAAGGATCTCCTCGGCGGCAAGGGCGCGAATCTTGCCGAGATGTGCCACATCGGGCTGCCGGTCCCGGCCGGTTTCACCGTGACCACCGAATGCTGTACCGAGTATTTCCAGCTCGGCAGCAAGTATCCCAAGGATCTCGACGCGCAGGTCAAGACCGGCCTGAAGGCGATCGAAGAGACGATGGGAATGAAGTTCGGCGACACCACCAACCCGCTCCTGCTCTCCTGCCGCTCGGGCGCCCGCCAGTCGATGCCCGGCATGATGGAAACCGTTCTGAACGTCGGTCTGACGACCAAGACGATCCCCGCGCTGATCAAGAAGACCAACAATCCGCGCTTCGTCTGGGACGCCTACCGCCGCCTGATCATGATGTATTCCGACGTCGTCATGGAGAAGGCTGAAGGCATCGAGCCCGCCGAGGGCAAGGGCATCCGCAAGCAGCTCGACGACATGCTCCACGAGATCAAGGCCAAGAAGGGCTACAAGTCCGACACCGACCTGACCGCCGAAGAACTCGAAAAGCTGGCCGGCGATTTCCGCGCCCACGTCAAGAAGGTTCTGGGCAAGGAATTCCCGGACGACCACATGGAACAGCTGTGGGGCGGCATCGGCGCCGTGTTCAAGAGCTGGAACGGCAAGCGCGCCATCTCCTATCGCCGCATCGAGGGCATCCCGGACGAGTGGGGCACGGCCGTCACCGTCCAGGCCATGGTGTTCGGCAACATGGGTGACACCTCGGCCACCGGCGTGGCGTTCACCCGCAACCCGGCCAACGGCGAGAACAAGTTCTACGGCGAGTGGCTGGTCAACGCCCAGGGCGAGGACGTCGTCGCCGGCATCCGCACCCCCAGCCCGCTGAACAACGACACCAAGAACGAACAGAACAAGCACCTCCGCAGCCTCGAAGAGGAGATGCCCTCGACCTACAAGCAGCTCGTCGATATCCGGAACAAGCTCGAGTCGCATTACAAAGACATGCAGGACATCGAGTTCACGATCCAGGAAGGCAAGCTGTACATGCTCCAGTGCCGCAGCGGCAAGCGCACCGGCACCGCCGCCCTGAACATGGCGATGGATATGCTCGAAGAGAAGCTCATCACCGAGGAAATGGCCGTCCTGCGCGTGAAGCCGGCCCAGCTCGACGAGCTGCTCCACCCGATCATTGACCCGGCCGCCGAGAAGAAGAGCGAACCGGTCGCCAAGGGTCTCCCCGCCGGCCCCGGCGGCGCCACGGGCCACATCGTGTTCACCGCGGCCGACGCCGTCGCCTGGGCCAAGAAGGGCAAGAAGACCATTCTCGTGCGCGAAGAGACGAACCCCGAAGACGTCGAAGGCATGCGCGCGGCTCAGGGCATCCTGACCGCCCGCGGCGGCATGACCTCGCACGCGGCTCTCGTGGCCCGCGGCTGGGGCAAGTGCTGCATCGTCGGCGCCGGCATGCTCCACCCCGACGTCGAGCACAAGACGCTCAAAATCACCGGTTCCAAGAAGACCTTCAAGGAAGGCGACCTGATCACCCTGAACGGCACCCGCGGCCTCGTCTACGAGGGCGAGCTGAAGATGATGGACGCCAGCGAGAATCCGCGCTTCCAGAAGTTCATGAAGATGGTCGACAAGCATCGCAAGATGCAGGTCTGGACGAACGCCGACACGCCGGCCGACGCGAAGATCGCCCGCCAGTTCGGCGCCGAGGGCATCGGCCTGTTCCGCACCGAGCACATGTTCTACGGCGAAGGCTCGGACAAGCCCCTGTTCCTGCTCCGCAAGATGATCCTCTCCAACACGCTCGAGGAGCGCAAGGCCGCTCTCGACGAGCTGTATCCGTTCGTGAAGAAGGACATCAAGGCGACCCTGGCCGAGATGGAAGGCCTGCCCGTGACCTTCCGCCTGCTCGATCCGCCGCTGCACGAGTTCGTTCCGCAGTCGGAAGAAAAGATGGCCGAGCTCGCCAAGAGCCTCAAGATCAAGGTCGAGGACATCAAGAAGCGCGGTGAAGCCCTCCACGAGAACAACCCGATGATGGGTCACCGCGGCGTCCGCCTCGGCGTCACCTATCCCGAGATCTCCGAGATGCAGATCAGGGCGATCTTCGAGGCTTCGGCCGAGCTGCTGAAGGACGGCAAGAAGGTTCACCCCGAGATCATGGTTCCGGTCACCTGCGACGTGCGCGAACTCGATTACACCAAGAAGATCGTCGACCGCGTGTATGAGGAAGTGCTGAAGAGCAGCGGCCTGAAGAAGATCGACTACCATTACGGCACGATGATCGAGATCCCGCGCGCCGCGCTGTTGGGCGATCGCATGGCCAAGACCTGCGAGTTCTTCTCGTTCGGCACCAACGACCTGACCCAGATGGGCTTCGGCTTCAGCCGCGACGACATCGGCGGCTTCATGCACGACTACCTCGAGAAGCGCATTCTCGACGCCGATCCGTTCCAGACCGTCGATCAGGAAGGCATCGGCCAGCTCATCCAGATCTGCGTCGAACGCGGCCGCAAGACCCGCTCCACGCTGAAGGTCGGCATCTGCGGCGAGCAGGGCGGCGACCCCGCCTCCGTCGAGTTCCTGTTCAAGCAGGGCCTCGACTACGTCAGCTGCTCCCCGTTCCGCGTGCCGATCGCCCGCCTCGCCGCCGCCCACGCGTCTCTGAAGTATCGCGAGCTGCGCGAGAAGGTGCTCAAGGACCAGAACCACACTCCGCTCAAGGCGCTTCACGCCTGA
- a CDS encoding response regulator translates to MMMMDATKSSGPRRRILIVDDEEQILLLLKTILNVYGYESIEVVSPKETFAKVKAEQPDLVILDIAMPEMDGYQVCKLIKSDPASKNIPVVMITALALEQDRKCALEAGADGFILKPFDPRDVIAEIEKLCGGRQSS, encoded by the coding sequence ATGATGATGATGGACGCGACGAAAAGCAGCGGCCCCCGCAGACGCATACTGATCGTAGACGACGAGGAGCAGATTCTTCTCCTCCTGAAGACGATCCTCAACGTCTACGGGTATGAGAGCATCGAAGTGGTCTCGCCAAAAGAGACGTTCGCGAAGGTGAAGGCGGAACAGCCCGATCTCGTCATCCTCGACATCGCCATGCCTGAAATGGACGGGTACCAGGTCTGCAAACTGATCAAGAGCGACCCCGCCTCGAAGAACATCCCGGTCGTCATGATCACGGCCCTCGCCCTCGAGCAGGACCGCAAATGTGCCCTGGAAGCGGGCGCAGACGGTTTCATTCTCAAACCGTTCGATCCGCGCGACGTCATCGCCGAAATCGAAAAACTTTGCGGGGGTCGGCAGTCGAGCTGA
- the deoC gene encoding deoxyribose-phosphate aldolase yields the protein MARYIDHTLLKPTATTAEITKLCEEARQSRFASVCVNPAYVGLAAKLLAGSGVMVCTVVGFPLGATSSFTKAMETRDAIANGADEIDMVINVGALKSKDYELVKNDIARVVEAANGHTVKVILETSLLTDEEKVKGCELAKAAGADFVKTSTGFSSGGATAADIALMRKTVGPSMGVKASGGIRDTQTAQQMVAAGATRIGASASVAIIRGDAPATGGAKGY from the coding sequence TCGACCACACCCTGCTCAAGCCCACCGCCACGACCGCCGAGATCACGAAACTGTGCGAAGAAGCCCGCCAGTCGCGGTTCGCATCGGTCTGCGTCAATCCGGCCTACGTCGGCCTCGCCGCGAAGCTGCTCGCCGGCAGCGGCGTCATGGTCTGCACCGTCGTCGGCTTCCCGCTCGGGGCCACCTCCTCGTTCACCAAGGCGATGGAAACTCGCGATGCGATCGCGAACGGCGCCGACGAGATCGACATGGTCATCAACGTCGGAGCCCTCAAGTCGAAGGATTACGAATTGGTCAAGAACGACATCGCCCGCGTCGTCGAGGCCGCCAACGGCCACACCGTCAAGGTCATCCTCGAAACCTCTCTTCTGACCGATGAAGAGAAGGTGAAGGGCTGCGAGCTGGCGAAGGCCGCCGGCGCCGACTTTGTGAAAACATCGACCGGCTTCAGCTCGGGCGGCGCAACGGCCGCCGACATCGCTCTCATGCGCAAGACCGTCGGCCCGTCCATGGGCGTGAAGGCCAGCGGCGGCATCCGCGACACCCAGACCGCCCAGCAGATGGTCGCCGCCGGCGCCACCCGCATCGGCGCAAGCGCCTCCGTCGCCATCATCCGCGGCGACGCGCCCGCCACCGGCGGCGCCAAGGGCTACTAA